Proteins encoded by one window of Nocardioides euryhalodurans:
- a CDS encoding pyridoxamine 5'-phosphate oxidase family protein, translating into MTLEDLTRKKDRRAQDRAALDALLDEVLVGTLSTVTQDGRPWVVPMLFARDGDRLLLHGSTGAGALRQVAAGAEAAFCAYAVDGLVLASSMFDHSANYRSAVVRGPLVTLTGDEAWAALDAVSDGLLPGRREEVRPMLAKEVAATVALALDLTDDNWILKVRTGGTGEDPADVPADVWTGVVPVQPAYGEPEPTPGQEALPVPASVERLRFGRGGIPDREDHRSR; encoded by the coding sequence GTGACCCTCGAGGACCTGACCCGCAAGAAGGACCGCCGCGCCCAGGACCGGGCGGCGCTCGACGCCCTGCTCGACGAGGTGCTGGTCGGGACCCTGTCCACGGTGACCCAGGACGGCCGCCCCTGGGTGGTGCCGATGCTCTTCGCCCGCGACGGCGACCGGCTGCTCCTGCACGGCTCGACCGGGGCGGGGGCGCTGCGGCAGGTGGCGGCCGGTGCCGAGGCCGCCTTCTGCGCGTACGCCGTGGACGGGCTGGTGCTGGCGAGCTCGATGTTCGACCACTCGGCCAACTACCGCTCGGCAGTGGTCCGCGGACCCTTGGTCACGCTCACCGGCGACGAGGCCTGGGCCGCCCTCGACGCGGTGTCCGACGGGCTGCTGCCGGGCCGGCGCGAGGAGGTGCGCCCGATGCTCGCCAAGGAGGTGGCGGCGACCGTCGCGCTCGCGCTCGACCTGACCGACGACAACTGGATCCTCAAGGTGCGCACGGGCGGCACCGGCGAGGACCCCGCCGACGTGCCCGCCGACGTGTGGACCGGCGTGGTGCCGGTGCAGCCGGCGTACGGCGAACCGGAGCCGACCCCCGGCCAGGAGGCGCTCCCGGTCCCGGCGTCGGTGGAGCGGCTCAGGTTCGGCCGGGGTGGGATACCTGACCGCGAAGATCATCGATCGCGGTGA
- a CDS encoding SRPBCC family protein, with translation MIKRTVTTLFPPPTGEVSVWMDATPAATWDLVSDVTRIGEFSPETFEARWRRGYDGPEVGAKFKGHVRRNGVGPTYWSACTVTACEPERLFEFSVGTDGTQVNNWGYRLEPKDGGTLVTEYFRLETSLPMRAYWTALGFLRKRTNENGMRTTLERMKAVLEEGQA, from the coding sequence ATGATCAAGCGCACCGTGACCACGCTCTTCCCGCCGCCGACCGGCGAGGTGTCGGTCTGGATGGACGCCACCCCCGCCGCCACCTGGGACCTCGTGAGCGACGTGACCCGGATCGGCGAGTTCAGCCCCGAGACGTTCGAGGCCCGCTGGCGGCGCGGGTACGACGGCCCCGAGGTCGGTGCCAAGTTCAAGGGCCACGTGAGGCGCAACGGCGTCGGCCCGACGTACTGGAGTGCCTGCACCGTCACCGCCTGCGAGCCCGAGCGGCTCTTCGAGTTCTCCGTCGGCACCGACGGGACGCAGGTCAACAACTGGGGCTACCGGCTCGAGCCGAAGGACGGCGGCACGCTCGTGACGGAGTACTTCCGGCTCGAGACCTCGCTGCCCATGCGCGCCTACTGGACCGCGCTCGGCTTCCTGCGCAAGCGCACCAACGAGAACGGCATGCGCACCACGCTGGAGCGGATGAAGGCGGTCCTGGAGGAGGGCCAGGCGTGA
- a CDS encoding helix-turn-helix domain-containing protein, translating to MDLTAQEDTNRRMLRARDEMDRRYAEPLDVPALAAIAHLSASRFGRVFKEVYGETPHRYLQRRRVERAMALLRQTERPVTQVAWDVGFASLGTFSRTFSAVVGCSPSEFRAQAEPVDVPTCFVAAWTRPRERTTFSEKQDGAAAD from the coding sequence GTGGACCTGACTGCCCAGGAGGACACGAACCGTCGCATGCTGCGAGCCCGTGACGAGATGGACCGCCGCTACGCCGAGCCGCTGGACGTCCCGGCGCTCGCCGCGATCGCGCACCTGTCGGCCTCACGCTTCGGGCGGGTCTTCAAGGAGGTCTACGGCGAGACGCCCCACCGCTACCTCCAGCGTCGGCGGGTCGAGCGGGCGATGGCCCTGCTGCGCCAGACCGAGCGGCCGGTGACCCAGGTCGCGTGGGACGTGGGCTTCGCCAGCCTCGGCACCTTCAGCCGGACCTTCAGCGCGGTGGTGGGCTGCTCGCCGAGCGAGTTCCGGGCGCAGGCCGAGCCCGTGGACGTGCCGACCTGCTTCGTCGCGGCGTGGACCAGGCCCCGGGAGAGGACGACGTTTTCGGAGAAGCAGGACGGGGCCGCCGCTGACTAG
- a CDS encoding protein-L-isoaspartate O-methyltransferase family protein, producing the protein MDAVASAFAAHPREGFLPPAERGRAAYDGPLVIGHGQTNSQPRTVAAMLRLLDVRPGQRVLDVGAGSGWTTALLAHLTGPEGRVLGVELEPDLVEFGSANLARTGQAWASIRQAEPGVLGLPAAAPYDRILVSAEPRTLPDELVEQLGEEAVMVIPVAGEMLRVTTPGPSVTRHGGYRFVPLR; encoded by the coding sequence ATGGACGCGGTCGCCTCGGCCTTCGCGGCCCACCCGCGGGAGGGCTTCCTGCCGCCCGCCGAGCGCGGGCGGGCGGCGTACGACGGCCCGCTGGTCATCGGCCACGGCCAGACCAACAGCCAGCCGCGGACCGTGGCCGCGATGCTGCGCCTCCTCGACGTCCGGCCCGGGCAGCGGGTGCTCGACGTCGGGGCCGGGTCGGGCTGGACCACCGCCCTGCTCGCCCACCTCACCGGGCCCGAGGGTCGGGTGCTGGGGGTCGAGCTCGAGCCGGACCTGGTCGAGTTCGGGTCGGCCAACCTCGCCCGGACCGGCCAGGCGTGGGCCTCGATCCGGCAGGCGGAGCCCGGCGTGCTCGGGCTGCCCGCGGCGGCGCCGTACGACCGGATCCTGGTCTCCGCGGAGCCGCGGACGCTCCCCGACGAGCTCGTCGAGCAGCTCGGCGAGGAGGCCGTGATGGTGATCCCGGTCGCCGGCGAGATGCTGCGCGTCACCACGCCCGGGCCGTCCGTCACCCGGCACGGGGGCTACCGGTTCGTGCCGCTGCGCTGA
- a CDS encoding MmcQ/YjbR family DNA-binding protein, with the protein MARKIERPLVPEEWVLRLDAILGRLPRVHQESAWVGTRWRVGQATVAHVFGGEDQLFRITFRAEPDEVMAFGHLGEPYFTVGWSGNAVGMLLDDDTDWQELAELLTDSYCLQAPQHLAAQVDRPTG; encoded by the coding sequence GTGGCCCGCAAGATCGAGCGTCCGCTCGTGCCGGAGGAGTGGGTGCTCCGCCTCGACGCCATCCTGGGTCGGCTGCCCCGGGTCCACCAGGAGAGCGCCTGGGTCGGCACCCGCTGGCGCGTCGGCCAGGCGACCGTCGCCCACGTCTTCGGCGGCGAGGACCAGCTGTTCCGGATCACCTTCCGCGCCGAGCCCGACGAGGTGATGGCCTTCGGACACCTCGGCGAGCCCTACTTCACCGTCGGCTGGAGCGGCAACGCCGTCGGGATGCTGCTCGACGACGACACCGACTGGCAGGAGCTGGCCGAGCTGCTGACCGACTCCTACTGCCTGCAGGCGCCACAGCACCTCGCCGCCCAGGTCGACCGGCCGACAGGCTAG
- a CDS encoding VOC family protein — translation MNTHVSSLRITSVKVLDQDEALDFYCGRLGFEVRDDADLGFMRWLTVALPGQDSPQLLLELPGGPHQDAETAAQVRDLLTKGALGGVFLTSDDVHATYAQLREAGVEITQEPVEQPYGTDFGIRDPFGNHIRVSQLSGATDREIEERYREQAKA, via the coding sequence ATGAACACACACGTCTCCTCACTCCGCATCACCAGCGTCAAGGTCCTCGACCAGGACGAGGCGCTCGACTTCTACTGCGGCCGGCTCGGCTTCGAGGTCCGCGACGACGCCGACCTCGGCTTCATGCGCTGGCTCACGGTCGCCCTGCCCGGCCAGGACTCCCCGCAGCTGCTCCTCGAGCTGCCGGGTGGACCCCACCAGGACGCCGAGACCGCCGCGCAGGTCCGGGACCTGCTGACCAAGGGCGCGCTCGGCGGCGTCTTCCTCACCAGCGACGACGTGCACGCGACGTACGCGCAGCTGCGTGAGGCCGGCGTCGAGATCACCCAGGAGCCCGTCGAGCAGCCCTACGGCACCGACTTCGGGATCCGTGACCCCTTCGGCAACCACATCCGCGTCAGCCAGCTCTCGGGCGCCACCGACCGGGAGATCGAGGAGAGGTACCGCGAGCAGGCGAAGGCGTGA
- a CDS encoding acyl-CoA dehydrogenase family protein yields MTEIAFTETEERAELRRQVRKLAGTYGREWFTEKARSGEKTTDLWLEIGRNGYLGINIPEEYGGGGGGIGDIAAVCEELAAQGCPLLLMVVSPAICGTIISRYGTDAQKQRWLPGIADGTGTMAFAITEPDAGTNTHNITTTARRDGDEWVLNGRKTYISGVDEADHVLVVARAEDARTGKVKPVLFVVPTDAEGFEARPIPMEIVSPELQFQVFMDDVRLAADAVVGDEDGGLVQLFAGLNPERIMAASFSTGLARFALDRAVAYAKERTVFQGPIGSHQAVAHPLAQSHIEVEMARLMTQKAAALYDAGDDLAAGEAANMAKYAAAEAACDAADRAVQTHGGNGITQEYGMAGLLVATRAGRIAPVSREMILNFVSMHSLGLPKSY; encoded by the coding sequence ATGACCGAGATCGCGTTCACCGAGACCGAGGAGCGGGCCGAGCTGCGCCGGCAGGTCCGCAAGCTGGCCGGCACCTACGGCCGCGAGTGGTTCACCGAGAAGGCGCGGTCCGGGGAGAAGACCACCGACCTGTGGCTCGAGATCGGCCGCAACGGCTACCTCGGCATCAACATCCCCGAGGAGTACGGCGGCGGTGGTGGCGGCATCGGCGACATCGCGGCGGTCTGCGAGGAGCTCGCCGCCCAGGGCTGCCCGCTGCTGCTGATGGTCGTGAGCCCGGCGATCTGCGGCACCATCATCTCCCGCTACGGCACCGACGCCCAGAAGCAGCGCTGGCTTCCGGGGATCGCCGACGGCACCGGCACCATGGCCTTCGCGATCACCGAGCCCGACGCCGGCACCAACACCCACAACATCACCACCACGGCCCGCCGCGACGGTGACGAGTGGGTCCTCAACGGCCGCAAGACCTACATCTCGGGGGTCGACGAGGCCGATCACGTGCTCGTCGTGGCCCGTGCCGAGGACGCCCGGACCGGGAAGGTCAAGCCGGTCCTCTTCGTGGTCCCGACCGACGCCGAGGGCTTCGAGGCGCGGCCGATCCCGATGGAGATCGTCAGCCCGGAGCTGCAGTTCCAGGTGTTCATGGACGACGTCCGGCTGGCCGCCGACGCGGTCGTGGGCGACGAGGACGGCGGGCTCGTGCAGCTCTTCGCCGGCCTCAACCCCGAGCGGATCATGGCGGCGTCGTTCTCGACCGGACTGGCGCGCTTCGCGCTGGACCGGGCGGTCGCGTACGCGAAGGAGCGGACGGTCTTCCAGGGACCCATCGGCTCCCACCAGGCCGTCGCGCACCCCCTGGCCCAGAGCCACATCGAGGTCGAGATGGCGCGGTTGATGACGCAGAAGGCGGCCGCCCTCTACGACGCCGGTGACGACCTGGCCGCCGGCGAGGCGGCCAACATGGCCAAGTACGCCGCCGCCGAGGCGGCCTGCGACGCGGCCGACCGTGCCGTGCAGACCCACGGCGGCAACGGCATCACCCAGGAGTACGGCATGGCCGGGCTGCTGGTCGCCACCCGCGCCGGTCGGATCGCCCCCGTCAGCCGGGAGATGATCCTGAACTTCGTCTCGATGCACTCGCTGGGGCTGCCCAAGTCCTACTGA
- a CDS encoding acyl-CoA dehydrogenase family protein, with protein sequence MTTDHEALKQTAAEFVRREVAPHLDDWEAAGEVPRDLHRAAARQGLLGLAFPEEVGGQGGDLLMSIAAMEGCFEAGASSGLMAALFTSGIALPHIAASGDADLVERFVRPTLAGELIGSLAITEPGGGSDVASIRTTARRDGDHLVVNGTKTFITSGVRADFVTTAVRTGGEGHGGLSLLVIEKGTPGFTVDRALTTMGWHCSDTAELGFADCRVPAANLVGRQDTGFAQIAEQFVVERLALAVHGYGIAARSLALTAAYVREREAFGRPLVSNQVVRHTLVEMRRQVEVARAYTHEVARRHVAGEGVVAEACLAKQTAVQCATYVCDKAVQLHGGTGYLTGTEVERHYRDARILPIGGGATEVLTDLTARLMGYAP encoded by the coding sequence ATGACCACCGACCACGAAGCGCTGAAGCAGACCGCCGCCGAGTTCGTACGCCGCGAGGTCGCCCCCCACCTCGACGACTGGGAGGCGGCTGGCGAGGTGCCGCGCGACCTGCACCGCGCAGCGGCGAGGCAGGGCCTGCTCGGTCTCGCCTTCCCCGAGGAGGTCGGCGGCCAGGGCGGTGACCTGCTGATGAGCATCGCGGCCATGGAGGGCTGCTTCGAGGCGGGCGCGTCCAGCGGCCTGATGGCAGCGCTGTTCACCAGCGGCATCGCGCTGCCCCACATCGCGGCCTCGGGCGACGCCGACCTGGTCGAGCGGTTCGTCCGGCCGACGCTCGCCGGGGAGCTGATCGGCAGCCTGGCGATCACCGAGCCGGGTGGCGGGTCTGACGTCGCCTCGATCCGCACCACCGCCAGGCGCGACGGGGACCACCTCGTCGTCAACGGCACCAAGACCTTCATCACCAGTGGCGTCCGCGCCGACTTCGTGACCACCGCCGTCCGCACGGGAGGCGAGGGCCACGGCGGCCTCAGCCTGCTCGTGATCGAGAAGGGCACGCCCGGCTTCACCGTCGACCGTGCCCTCACCACGATGGGCTGGCACTGCTCCGACACCGCCGAGCTCGGTTTCGCCGATTGCCGGGTCCCCGCGGCGAACCTGGTCGGTCGGCAGGACACCGGGTTCGCCCAGATCGCCGAGCAGTTCGTCGTCGAGCGGCTCGCCCTGGCGGTCCACGGCTACGGCATCGCGGCCCGCAGCCTCGCGCTGACGGCGGCCTACGTCCGCGAGCGCGAGGCCTTCGGCCGCCCGCTGGTGAGCAACCAGGTGGTCCGACACACGCTGGTCGAGATGCGGCGCCAGGTGGAGGTCGCCCGGGCCTACACCCACGAGGTCGCCCGCCGGCACGTCGCCGGGGAGGGCGTCGTGGCCGAGGCGTGCCTGGCCAAGCAGACCGCGGTGCAGTGCGCGACGTACGTCTGCGACAAGGCGGTGCAGCTGCACGGCGGCACCGGCTACCTGACCGGGACCGAGGTGGAGCGGCACTACCGCGACGCCCGGATCCTGCCGATCGGAGGAGGAGCGACCGAGGTGTTGACCGACCTGACCGCACGACTGATGGGCTACGCACCATGA
- a CDS encoding acyl-CoA carboxylase subunit beta: MLDKLAELDTEHARAVAGGGEKYVDRHHARGKLLPRERIELLVDEGSAFLELSPLAGWGSDFTVGASVVTGIGVIEGVECMITANDPTVKGGASNPWTVRKIFRASQIAEENGLPTVALVESGGADLPTQKEIFIPGGRLFRDITRSSAARQPTVALVFGNSTAGGAYVPGMSDYTVMVKEQAKVFLGGPPLVKMATGEESDDESLGGAEMHARTSGLADYLAEDERDAIRIGRRIVARLNWRKARTAPTAYAEPDSDPDGLLDLIPADLKEPFDPREVIARICDGASATNGRAFDEFKPLYGPSLVTGWARIHGHPVGILANAQGVLFSEEAQKATQFIQLANQVDTPLLFLHNTTGYMVGAEYEQGGIIKHGAMMINAVSNSTVPHLSVIMGASYGAGNYGMNGRAFDPRFLFTWPSAKSAVMGPAQLAGVLSIVARAAAEAKGTAYDEEGDAGMRAYVEQMVEEQSLPFALSGMLYDDGVIDPRDTRTVLGICLSVIDTSAYAGTDRFGVFRM; encoded by the coding sequence ATGCTCGACAAGCTCGCGGAGCTCGACACCGAGCACGCGCGGGCGGTCGCCGGTGGCGGCGAGAAGTACGTCGACCGCCACCACGCCCGCGGCAAGCTGCTGCCCCGCGAGCGGATCGAGCTGCTCGTCGACGAGGGCTCGGCCTTCCTCGAGCTCTCGCCGCTGGCCGGCTGGGGGAGCGATTTCACGGTGGGCGCCAGCGTGGTCACCGGCATCGGTGTGATCGAGGGCGTCGAGTGCATGATCACCGCCAACGACCCCACGGTGAAGGGCGGCGCGAGCAACCCGTGGACGGTCCGCAAGATCTTCCGCGCCAGCCAGATCGCCGAGGAGAACGGGCTGCCGACGGTCGCGCTCGTGGAGTCCGGCGGCGCGGACCTGCCGACCCAGAAGGAGATCTTCATCCCCGGAGGCCGGCTGTTCCGCGACATCACCCGCAGCTCGGCGGCCAGGCAGCCGACGGTGGCGCTGGTGTTCGGCAACTCCACCGCCGGGGGTGCCTACGTCCCCGGCATGAGCGACTACACCGTGATGGTCAAGGAGCAGGCGAAGGTCTTCCTCGGCGGTCCGCCGCTGGTGAAGATGGCCACCGGCGAGGAGTCCGACGACGAGTCGCTGGGCGGTGCCGAGATGCACGCCCGGACCTCCGGCCTGGCCGACTACCTCGCCGAGGACGAGCGCGACGCGATCCGGATCGGGCGGCGGATCGTGGCGCGGCTCAACTGGCGCAAGGCGCGCACCGCGCCGACGGCGTACGCCGAGCCCGACAGCGACCCCGACGGCCTGCTCGACCTGATCCCCGCCGATCTCAAGGAGCCGTTCGACCCGCGCGAGGTGATCGCGCGGATCTGCGACGGCGCCTCGGCCACCAACGGCCGGGCCTTCGACGAGTTCAAGCCGCTCTACGGTCCGTCGCTGGTGACCGGCTGGGCGCGGATCCACGGCCACCCGGTCGGCATCCTCGCCAACGCCCAGGGCGTGCTGTTCAGCGAGGAGGCGCAGAAGGCGACGCAGTTCATCCAGCTCGCCAACCAGGTCGACACCCCGCTGCTGTTCCTCCACAACACGACCGGCTACATGGTCGGCGCGGAGTACGAGCAGGGCGGGATCATCAAGCACGGCGCGATGATGATCAACGCGGTCTCCAACTCCACCGTCCCGCACCTCAGCGTGATCATGGGTGCGTCCTACGGAGCCGGCAACTACGGCATGAACGGCCGCGCCTTCGACCCGCGCTTCCTCTTCACCTGGCCCTCCGCCAAGTCGGCGGTGATGGGCCCGGCCCAGCTCGCGGGCGTCCTCTCGATCGTGGCCCGCGCCGCGGCCGAGGCGAAGGGGACGGCCTACGACGAGGAGGGTGACGCCGGCATGCGCGCCTACGTCGAGCAGATGGTCGAGGAGCAGTCGCTGCCGTTCGCGCTCTCCGGGATGCTCTACGACGACGGCGTCATCGATCCCCGCGACACCCGTACCGTCCTCGGCATCTGCCTGTCCGTGATCGACACCTCGGCGTACGCCGGCACCGACCGCTTCGGCGTCTTCAGGATGTGA
- a CDS encoding acyclic terpene utilization AtuA family protein, whose product MAEPLRIGNCSGFYGDRLSAMREMLEGSADGRSLDVLTGDYLAELTMLILGRDTMKDPSLGYARTFVRQAEDCLGLALERGVRIVANAGGLNPAGLAARLREVAGGLGLDPAIAHVEGDDVRELSFEGALTANAYLGGFGIAAALAAGADVVVTGRVTDASLVLGPAVAHHGWTTGDLDALAGAVVAGHVLECGTQATGGNFSGFASLPAAARSRPLGFPVAEVAGDGSSVITKNDDTGGAVTLDTVTAQLLYEIQSTRYLGPDVTVDLASVRLEQTGPDRVTISGVRGSPPPEQLKVGVNELGGFRNAVELVLTGLDVEAKAAWVREQLEAALDPAPADVDWSPVVAPATDAATEESASVLFRCTVRDPDAERVGRPFTAAAVELALASYPGFTMTAPPGPATPYGIFRAAYVDRSAVRHTVVHADGRREVVPDPPTTPHPAEDRTGTRPSPYPHPIDTLTRRVPLGTFVHARSGDKGGDANLGLWVAHDSAAPEKHAARVAWLSKLITPERIRELVPEAADLDVEVFLLPDLGGVNVVLHGLLGQGVAASTRFDPQAKGLGEWVRSRFVSIEEGLL is encoded by the coding sequence ATGGCTGAGCCCCTGCGGATCGGCAACTGCTCCGGCTTCTACGGCGACCGGCTCTCCGCGATGCGCGAGATGCTGGAGGGCTCGGCCGACGGCCGCTCGCTCGACGTGCTCACCGGCGACTACCTCGCCGAGCTCACGATGCTCATCCTGGGCCGCGACACGATGAAGGACCCGTCGCTGGGCTACGCCCGCACCTTCGTGCGCCAGGCCGAGGACTGCCTCGGTCTCGCGCTGGAGCGGGGCGTACGGATCGTGGCCAACGCCGGCGGGCTCAACCCCGCCGGCCTCGCCGCCCGGCTGCGCGAGGTCGCGGGCGGGCTCGGCCTCGACCCCGCGATCGCCCACGTCGAGGGCGACGACGTGCGCGAGCTGTCCTTCGAGGGCGCCCTGACCGCCAACGCCTACCTCGGGGGCTTCGGCATCGCCGCCGCCCTCGCCGCCGGCGCCGACGTGGTCGTCACCGGCCGGGTCACCGACGCCTCGCTCGTCCTCGGGCCGGCGGTCGCCCACCACGGCTGGACGACCGGCGACCTGGACGCGCTCGCGGGCGCGGTCGTCGCCGGGCACGTCCTGGAGTGCGGCACGCAGGCGACCGGCGGCAACTTCTCCGGCTTCGCGTCGCTGCCCGCCGCCGCCCGCTCGCGGCCCCTCGGCTTCCCGGTGGCCGAGGTGGCCGGGGACGGGTCGAGCGTCATCACCAAGAACGACGACACCGGTGGCGCGGTCACCCTCGACACCGTCACCGCGCAGCTGCTCTACGAGATCCAGTCCACCCGCTACCTCGGACCCGACGTCACCGTCGACCTCGCCTCCGTCCGGCTGGAGCAGACCGGCCCCGACCGGGTCACGATCAGCGGCGTCCGCGGGTCGCCGCCGCCGGAGCAGCTGAAGGTGGGCGTCAACGAGCTCGGCGGCTTCCGCAACGCCGTCGAGCTGGTGCTGACCGGCCTCGACGTCGAGGCGAAGGCGGCGTGGGTCCGCGAGCAGCTCGAGGCCGCGCTGGACCCGGCTCCGGCCGACGTCGACTGGTCGCCGGTGGTCGCCCCGGCGACCGACGCCGCGACCGAGGAGTCCGCGTCGGTGCTGTTCCGGTGCACCGTCCGCGACCCCGACGCCGAGCGGGTCGGCCGCCCCTTCACGGCCGCGGCCGTCGAGCTGGCGCTGGCCTCCTACCCCGGCTTCACGATGACGGCGCCGCCCGGCCCGGCGACGCCGTACGGCATCTTCCGGGCGGCGTACGTCGACCGCTCGGCCGTCCGCCACACCGTCGTCCACGCCGACGGCCGGCGCGAGGTGGTGCCCGACCCGCCGACCACGCCGCACCCCGCGGAGGACCGGACCGGCACCCGGCCCTCGCCGTACCCGCACCCCATCGACACCCTCACCCGCCGGGTGCCGCTCGGCACCTTCGTCCACGCCCGCTCGGGCGACAAGGGAGGCGACGCCAATCTCGGGCTGTGGGTGGCCCACGACTCCGCGGCGCCGGAGAAGCACGCCGCCCGCGTGGCGTGGCTGTCCAAGCTGATCACTCCCGAGCGGATCCGGGAGCTGGTCCCCGAGGCGGCCGACCTCGACGTGGAGGTCTTCCTGCTGCCCGACCTCGGCGGCGTCAACGTGGTGCTGCACGGCCTGCTCGGCCAGGGCGTCGCCGCCTCGACCCGCTTCGACCCGCAGGCCAAGGGACTGGGCGAGTGGGTGCGGTCCCGGTTCGTGTCGATCGAGGAGGGGCTGCTGTGA
- a CDS encoding acetyl/propionyl/methylcrotonyl-CoA carboxylase subunit alpha: MISRLLVANRAEIASRVFRTCRSLGIQTVAVHSDADAGLPYVREADVSVRLPGNAPSETYLDVDALLHAAKRTGADAIHPGYGFLSENADFARAVGAAGLAWVGPSPESIEAMGSKIGAKRIMRDAGVPVLQAPAEPSDSDLPLIVKASAGGGGRGMRIVRDLARLDAEVALATAEAESAFGDGTVFVEPYVERSRHVEVQVVGDRHGDVLVLGERDCSIQRRHQKVVEEAPAPDLDRTVAAAMHEAARAAATAIGYVGAGTVEFLYDPETERFFFLEMNTRLQVEHPVTEEVFGVDLVALQLAVAEGASCAPGRSMDRPQAHAAGLRPFGHAIEVRLYAEDPTQDFQPQSGVLTAFEIPVSEGLRVEAGFAAGSEVSTHYDAMLAKVIAHGPSRLAAARRLAGALDRARIHGVTTNRDLLVRILRDPDFLAARVATDFLDRTSVVAASDTGEPPRQLLVAATVALAEARRDRRVVQHGVPVGWRNVTSQPQVTTFEPDLEVAWYGGRDGYVVDGLEVASVTPRSVTLVQDGIAATYAVRVDGTAVEVDGPVGHARLVERPRFTDPADAVASGSLLAPMPGTVVRVAVAVGDVVEAGQQVLVLEAMKMQHPVAAPHAGTVTEIDVRPGAQVAAGEVLAVVEEEQG, from the coding sequence ATGATCTCCAGACTGCTCGTCGCCAACCGGGCCGAGATCGCCAGCCGGGTGTTCCGCACCTGCCGCAGCCTCGGCATCCAGACCGTGGCGGTCCACTCCGACGCCGACGCCGGCCTGCCCTACGTCCGCGAGGCCGACGTCTCGGTCCGACTGCCCGGCAACGCGCCGTCCGAGACCTACCTCGACGTCGACGCCCTGCTGCACGCGGCGAAGCGGACCGGCGCCGACGCGATCCACCCCGGCTACGGCTTCCTGTCCGAGAACGCCGACTTCGCCCGTGCGGTCGGGGCCGCGGGCCTGGCCTGGGTCGGCCCCTCGCCGGAGTCGATCGAGGCGATGGGCTCCAAGATCGGGGCGAAGCGGATCATGCGCGATGCCGGCGTACCGGTGCTGCAGGCGCCAGCAGAGCCGAGCGACTCCGACCTGCCGCTCATCGTGAAGGCCTCCGCGGGGGGTGGCGGGCGGGGGATGCGGATCGTGCGTGACCTGGCCCGCCTCGACGCCGAGGTGGCGCTGGCGACGGCGGAGGCCGAGAGCGCCTTCGGCGACGGCACCGTCTTCGTCGAGCCGTACGTCGAGCGGAGCCGCCACGTCGAGGTGCAGGTCGTCGGGGACCGGCACGGCGACGTCCTCGTGCTCGGCGAGCGCGACTGCTCGATCCAGCGCCGGCACCAGAAGGTGGTGGAGGAGGCCCCGGCGCCCGACCTCGACCGCACGGTCGCGGCCGCGATGCACGAGGCCGCGCGCGCCGCCGCCACGGCGATCGGCTACGTCGGCGCCGGGACCGTCGAGTTCCTCTACGACCCGGAGACCGAGCGGTTCTTCTTCCTGGAGATGAACACCCGGCTGCAGGTGGAGCACCCGGTGACCGAGGAGGTCTTCGGCGTCGACCTGGTCGCGCTGCAGCTCGCCGTCGCCGAGGGCGCCTCGTGTGCCCCAGGCCGGTCCATGGACCGGCCTCAGGCACACGCCGCGGGGTTGCGGCCGTTCGGTCACGCCATCGAGGTCCGCCTCTACGCCGAGGACCCCACGCAGGACTTCCAGCCCCAGAGCGGTGTCCTCACGGCGTTCGAGATCCCCGTGAGTGAGGGCCTCCGGGTGGAGGCCGGATTCGCCGCCGGGTCGGAGGTCTCCACCCACTACGACGCGATGCTCGCGAAGGTGATCGCCCACGGCCCGTCCAGGCTCGCCGCGGCCCGGCGGCTGGCCGGCGCGCTGGACCGGGCCCGCATCCACGGGGTCACCACCAACCGCGACCTGCTGGTCCGGATCCTGCGGGACCCGGACTTCCTGGCCGCCCGGGTCGCCACCGACTTCCTCGACCGCACCTCGGTCGTCGCTGCCAGCGACACCGGGGAGCCGCCGCGGCAGCTGCTCGTGGCCGCCACGGTCGCGCTCGCCGAGGCCCGGCGCGACCGCCGGGTCGTCCAGCACGGGGTCCCTGTCGGCTGGCGCAACGTCACCTCGCAGCCGCAGGTGACCACCTTCGAGCCGGACCTCGAGGTCGCCTGGTACGGAGGCCGCGACGGCTACGTCGTCGACGGGCTCGAGGTCGCTTCGGTCACCCCGCGCTCCGTGACGCTCGTCCAGGACGGGATCGCGGCGACGTACGCCGTCCGGGTCGACGGCACGGCAGTCGAGGTCGACGGCCCCGTGGGTCACGCGCGGCTGGTCGAGCGCCCGCGGTTCACCGACCCGGCCGACGCGGTCGCGAGCGGCAGCCTGCTGGCGCCGATGCCCGGCACGGTCGTCCGGGTCGCGGTCGCCGTCGGAGACGTGGTCGAGGCCGGTCAGCAGGTGCTGGTGCTCGAGGCGATGAAGATGCAGCACCCCGTCGCCGCGCCGCACGCCGGCACGGTGACCGAGATCGACGTACGTCCCGGCGCGCAGGTCGCCGCCGGAGAGGTCCTGGCAGTCGTGGAAGAGGAGCAGGGATGA